From Haloarcula hispanica ATCC 33960, the proteins below share one genomic window:
- a CDS encoding AAA family ATPase, with amino-acid sequence MTVIGIVGLPGSGKSEAANVAAEMGVPVVTMGDVIREECRDRGLDPATDHGTVAKALREENGPAAIAERSLPMIEVELESNDTVLVDGIRSDVEVEAFESAFGDTFLLVEVDAPFELRADRLDLRGRDTSAEDGGESLEDRDARELGFGMGEAMEMADLTIENTETLAAFQRTVRTLIRDGPEALDQ; translated from the coding sequence ATGACAGTTATCGGTATCGTCGGGCTGCCGGGCAGCGGGAAAAGCGAGGCAGCGAACGTCGCCGCCGAGATGGGCGTGCCGGTCGTGACGATGGGCGACGTCATCCGCGAGGAGTGCCGCGACCGCGGGCTTGACCCCGCGACAGACCACGGGACGGTCGCGAAGGCGCTCCGAGAGGAGAACGGCCCCGCCGCCATCGCCGAACGCTCGCTACCGATGATCGAGGTGGAACTCGAATCGAACGATACCGTCCTCGTCGACGGTATCCGGTCGGACGTAGAGGTCGAAGCGTTCGAATCGGCGTTCGGCGACACGTTCCTACTCGTCGAGGTAGACGCTCCGTTCGAACTGCGGGCCGACCGCCTCGACCTCCGTGGACGGGACACCTCGGCGGAGGACGGCGGCGAATCGCTCGAGGACCGCGACGCTCGCGAACTCGGCTTCGGAATGGGCGAGGCCATGGAGATGGCCGACCTGACCATCGAAAACACGGAGACGCTGGCCGCGTTCCAGCGGACTGTTCGTACACTGATTCGGGACGGTCCGGAGGCACTCGACCAATGA
- a CDS encoding RNA-binding domain-containing protein, translating into MSAVYSVDIRIEVPVNDTEVTDRVADAVRNLFPEADPTHQQGALVAEVHTMDGFSELLHRREILDTARSVFFDNLEGDTFAFDVKKQAAFEGRINFAVGDPSELGDIHVNVTVHEPTAEEYIDYVAPPTEDGQPVYDEET; encoded by the coding sequence ATGAGCGCCGTCTACTCCGTCGACATCCGAATCGAAGTCCCCGTCAACGACACTGAAGTGACCGACCGGGTCGCTGACGCGGTCCGGAATCTCTTCCCTGAGGCTGACCCGACTCACCAGCAGGGTGCACTCGTCGCCGAAGTCCACACGATGGACGGGTTTTCCGAGCTGCTCCACCGGCGGGAAATCCTGGATACAGCCCGGTCGGTCTTCTTCGATAATCTAGAGGGCGACACCTTCGCGTTCGACGTGAAGAAGCAAGCGGCGTTCGAAGGCCGAATCAACTTCGCGGTCGGTGACCCCTCTGAACTGGGCGACATCCATGTGAACGTGACCGTCCACGAACCGACGGCCGAGGAGTACATCGACTACGTCGCGCCGCCGACCGAGGACGGCCAGCCGGTCTACGACGAGGAGACATGA
- a CDS encoding helix-turn-helix transcriptional regulator → MTPRVSGALLLLVLFALLATPPLATAAATDTVPAQQTTGTPTPVAENTTFALQIQSNGDAKWTITDTYALDESETEWFRNTGEQFASEDTEAVWLPSFREASDEASAVTGREMEITDVDRRYEVSDRKGQLILEFTWTNFAVVTGENIVVGDAFNSTDGTWFGTLTADQRLVISPPPEYGVESAPSAVDDGKLVFEGRRTFEPGYLSVVYTGEQPDTQTPAETPGSMFGGVDSTWIGGVVLMVLLVGAVGYMFKTGYTDALPSVAAGTDDDGDDSTGTAAPVSDTTASDDVDVELLSDEERVERLLEENGGRMKQARIVSETGWSNAKVSQLLSAMDEEGRIDKLRIGRENLISFPDEEITDFDE, encoded by the coding sequence ATGACCCCGCGGGTATCAGGTGCCCTCCTCCTCCTTGTCCTGTTTGCCCTGTTGGCGACCCCGCCGCTTGCGACAGCGGCGGCAACAGATACCGTCCCCGCCCAGCAGACGACCGGGACGCCGACACCGGTCGCGGAGAACACGACGTTCGCTCTCCAGATCCAATCGAACGGCGATGCCAAGTGGACGATAACAGACACCTACGCGCTCGACGAATCCGAAACTGAGTGGTTTAGGAACACCGGTGAGCAGTTCGCCAGCGAGGACACCGAGGCAGTGTGGCTGCCGTCGTTCCGGGAAGCGAGCGACGAGGCCAGTGCCGTCACCGGCCGCGAGATGGAGATTACCGACGTCGACCGTCGGTACGAGGTGTCAGACCGCAAGGGGCAACTGATCCTCGAGTTTACGTGGACGAACTTCGCAGTCGTCACCGGCGAGAACATCGTCGTCGGGGACGCGTTCAATTCAACGGACGGTACGTGGTTCGGGACGCTAACTGCGGACCAGCGACTCGTTATCTCGCCACCGCCTGAGTACGGGGTGGAGAGCGCCCCGAGCGCCGTCGACGACGGAAAGCTGGTTTTCGAAGGACGGCGGACGTTCGAGCCGGGGTACCTGTCCGTCGTGTACACTGGCGAACAACCGGATACCCAGACGCCGGCAGAAACCCCTGGATCGATGTTCGGCGGCGTCGACTCGACCTGGATCGGCGGGGTCGTGCTGATGGTGCTGCTCGTCGGGGCCGTCGGTTACATGTTCAAGACCGGATACACTGACGCGCTGCCATCGGTTGCTGCCGGGACCGACGACGACGGAGACGACAGTACCGGGACGGCAGCCCCGGTGAGCGACACCACAGCCTCGGACGACGTCGACGTCGAACTGCTGAGCGACGAGGAACGCGTCGAACGGCTCCTGGAAGAAAACGGCGGACGGATGAAGCAGGCTCGCATCGTCTCCGAGACCGGGTGGTCGAACGCGAAGGTGTCGCAGTTGCTCTCAGCGATGGACGAGGAGGGCCGCATCGACAAACTCCGTATCGGTCGGGAGAACCTCATTTCGTTCCCGGACGAAGAGATCACCGACTTCGACGAGTAA
- a CDS encoding methyltransferase domain-containing protein translates to MGVLENKARARTFYKYLSKVYDQINPFIWDERMRDEAIAMLDLSPDDKVLDVGCGTGFATEGLLEHVDTVYGLDQSPHQLSKAFEKFGKFGDVRYHLGDAERLPFKDDSFDAVWSSGSIEYWPNPVDALAECRRLTKPGGKVLIVGPDYPNSTVFQKMADAIMLFYDEEEADRMFTEAGFEEFEHHIQQSRPGSPRAITTIAEVPE, encoded by the coding sequence ATGGGAGTCCTCGAGAACAAGGCCCGCGCGCGGACGTTTTACAAGTATCTCTCGAAGGTGTACGACCAGATCAACCCCTTCATCTGGGACGAGCGGATGCGCGACGAGGCGATTGCGATGCTCGATCTTTCGCCCGACGACAAGGTCCTCGATGTCGGCTGTGGCACCGGCTTCGCCACCGAGGGGCTGCTCGAACACGTCGATACGGTGTACGGGCTCGACCAGAGCCCCCACCAGCTCTCGAAAGCGTTCGAGAAGTTCGGCAAGTTCGGCGACGTGCGCTATCATCTCGGTGACGCCGAGCGACTCCCGTTCAAGGACGACAGTTTCGATGCGGTGTGGTCCTCGGGGTCCATCGAGTACTGGCCCAACCCCGTCGACGCGCTTGCGGAGTGTCGCCGACTGACCAAACCCGGTGGCAAGGTCCTCATCGTCGGCCCCGACTACCCGAACTCGACTGTCTTCCAGAAGATGGCCGACGCCATCATGCTGTTTTACGACGAAGAGGAAGCCGACCGGATGTTCACTGAGGCCGGATTCGAGGAGTTCGAACACCACATCCAGCAGTCCCGACCAGGTAGTCCGCGAGCGATTACGACGATTGCAGAAGTACCCGAGTAA
- a CDS encoding molybdopterin-dependent oxidoreductase, producing MAIRRLTPTPRAVDWGLFAAVATLLVTGVATIFAGIPSSAWIIDIHALSGVVLILLLPVKLHRVSHRVAPSRLTGTRVLSVVLAAVALGALGTGVWWIFGGTLDLGPWGLFHLHVALGLLVPPLLLVHLRARFYSPRQATRGGRRDVLRYAGLVTAGALLWRVQGPVNDALDSAGADRRYTGSREEGTDDGNRYPVTSWVADDPDPVDAADWSLSVAGRVAQETSYAADELSPDATESAILDCTSGWYSGHEWQGVRVGDLLDAVDPDDAAAWVQFRSVTGYRWSLPLSEARDAVLATHVDGERLAHGHGYPLRLVAPGRRGFQWVKWVESVRVSKRRELGEWLAIFVSGL from the coding sequence ATGGCCATCCGCCGGCTGACGCCCACGCCACGGGCGGTCGACTGGGGGCTGTTCGCGGCAGTGGCGACGCTGCTTGTCACCGGTGTCGCCACCATCTTCGCAGGCATCCCCAGCAGCGCGTGGATAATCGACATCCACGCACTCTCCGGCGTCGTGCTGATCCTCCTCCTGCCGGTGAAGCTCCACCGCGTTTCCCACCGCGTCGCTCCGTCGCGGCTGACCGGGACTCGCGTCCTCTCGGTCGTCCTGGCGGCAGTCGCGCTGGGCGCGCTCGGCACCGGCGTCTGGTGGATATTCGGCGGCACGCTCGACCTCGGGCCGTGGGGGCTGTTTCACCTGCACGTCGCGCTCGGCCTGCTGGTCCCGCCACTGCTACTGGTGCATCTCCGTGCTCGGTTCTACTCTCCAAGACAGGCCACCCGTGGCGGCCGCCGGGACGTCCTCCGGTACGCCGGGCTGGTGACTGCCGGCGCGCTCCTCTGGCGAGTTCAGGGGCCAGTCAACGACGCGCTCGACTCGGCCGGCGCGGACCGCCGGTACACCGGTTCGCGGGAGGAAGGGACTGACGACGGCAACCGGTACCCCGTCACCAGTTGGGTCGCCGACGACCCGGACCCGGTCGACGCGGCCGACTGGTCGCTGTCGGTTGCCGGCCGAGTCGCTCAGGAGACCAGCTACGCCGCCGACGAACTCTCGCCGGACGCGACCGAATCGGCGATACTTGACTGTACGAGCGGCTGGTACTCCGGCCACGAGTGGCAGGGCGTTCGGGTCGGTGACCTGCTCGACGCCGTTGACCCCGACGACGCGGCGGCGTGGGTCCAGTTCCGCTCGGTGACCGGCTACCGGTGGAGCCTCCCGCTGTCGGAGGCTCGCGATGCCGTGCTGGCCACCCACGTCGACGGCGAGCGCCTGGCCCACGGGCACGGCTACCCGCTCCGACTCGTCGCACCGGGCCGCCGTGGCTTCCAGTGGGTGAAGTGGGTCGAGTCGGTCCGGGTCAGCAAGCGCCGCGAACTCGGTGAGTGGCTCGCGATATTCGTGAGCGGGCTCTGA
- a CDS encoding DUF7096 domain-containing protein, with product MRPLPAVGVILLMVVSVAAPVTGFASPAQTADGSDQLPQITVVDNTTNHLTIPASDVRSTTYNQSSIDVGVAVAAGSSDLRSDYATTTFERKFFQQDSEAARDRLVDETLTNIESKRTSLEQRNQIAIQQYANGAITAREFLRQRALLDAESRQLATRLDRIRATAGTAPDYSLSPNQRFRLENNRGVLKTSRGPISQRISAETAGNTEPNTVYVEVSSEGYMLSTVADGRYTRETYLGQDREQTAIDQFARTNDSLRAVNTRAETLYPWLYSEQYPSVQTYGRSAIYQIQADHSNGQLTAYLDGGTTNVFYETQHLELTTVDRSEVATNVNQSVRVRVEQSFESGPLLVTVSDNSTGSTADATVRINGKRIGTTGTDGSLWTVEPRGEYTVTVTTQDGDRVRVPVSGSA from the coding sequence ATGCGTCCCCTCCCCGCAGTCGGTGTGATCCTCCTCATGGTCGTCTCCGTGGCTGCCCCAGTGACTGGGTTCGCCTCGCCGGCCCAGACCGCTGACGGCAGCGATCAGTTGCCACAGATCACGGTTGTCGACAACACGACGAACCATCTCACTATCCCGGCCAGCGACGTCAGGTCGACGACGTACAACCAATCGTCGATCGATGTCGGCGTCGCGGTTGCAGCCGGATCCAGTGACCTGCGGAGCGACTACGCGACGACGACGTTCGAACGGAAGTTCTTCCAGCAGGACAGCGAGGCCGCCCGCGACCGCCTCGTCGACGAGACATTGACCAATATCGAAAGCAAGCGAACGAGTCTGGAACAACGGAATCAGATCGCGATCCAGCAGTACGCAAACGGTGCGATAACCGCTAGGGAGTTCCTGCGACAGCGGGCGCTGCTCGACGCAGAGTCACGTCAACTGGCCACCCGACTCGACCGGATTCGGGCGACCGCTGGTACCGCACCGGACTACTCACTGTCACCGAACCAGCGCTTCCGGCTGGAAAACAACAGGGGCGTGCTCAAGACGTCCCGTGGCCCGATTAGTCAGCGTATCAGCGCTGAAACCGCCGGTAATACCGAGCCGAACACGGTATACGTCGAGGTTTCGTCCGAGGGGTACATGCTGTCGACGGTCGCAGACGGTCGGTACACGCGTGAGACGTATCTCGGACAGGACCGCGAACAGACGGCAATCGACCAGTTCGCCCGGACCAACGACTCCCTCCGTGCGGTCAACACGCGGGCGGAGACTCTCTACCCGTGGCTCTACAGCGAACAGTACCCGTCCGTCCAGACGTACGGCCGGAGTGCCATCTACCAGATTCAGGCCGATCACTCGAACGGACAGCTAACGGCCTATCTCGACGGCGGCACGACGAATGTCTTCTACGAAACCCAGCACCTCGAACTGACGACAGTCGACCGGTCGGAAGTAGCGACGAACGTGAACCAGTCAGTTCGCGTCCGAGTCGAGCAGTCCTTCGAGTCCGGACCGCTGCTCGTCACGGTCAGCGACAACAGTACGGGATCCACGGCGGATGCGACTGTCAGGATAAACGGTAAACGGATCGGGACGACCGGTACAGACGGCTCTCTCTGGACTGTCGAACCCCGTGGAGAGTACACGGTTACCGTCACCACACAGGACGGCGACCGAGTACGGGTTCCCGTCAGTGGATCGGCGTAG
- a CDS encoding polyprenyl synthetase family protein: MEYLERRRDRVEERLEAVLDSVEPDELADEVRHVALSGGKRVRPTVTVLVCEALGGEPADAVDFAVGIELVHNASLVIDDIIDESELRRGSPAAWEAFGHGPAIIASDGLLGEAFNLFSTDERAMQTVSESMVELGEGEAMELVAEPSNEKEYMELARRKTGALFRAAAELGAIAADSDPYTVEAVGQYAERVGVAFQMRDDVLDATADAETLGKPAGTDAEMERPSLVEVTELTTEEANERARAESDAALESLSTIDAPESQSMEYLRDLAEFVVVRER, from the coding sequence ATGGAGTATCTCGAGCGCCGGCGGGACCGGGTCGAGGAGCGGTTGGAGGCTGTCCTCGACAGCGTGGAGCCGGACGAACTCGCAGACGAAGTGCGTCATGTGGCGCTTTCCGGGGGGAAGCGGGTGCGGCCGACGGTGACAGTGCTGGTGTGTGAGGCGCTGGGCGGGGAGCCGGCCGATGCTGTCGATTTCGCGGTCGGCATCGAGCTCGTCCACAACGCCTCGCTGGTCATCGACGACATCATCGACGAGTCAGAACTCCGGCGGGGGTCCCCGGCTGCCTGGGAAGCCTTCGGCCACGGCCCGGCCATCATCGCCTCCGATGGCCTGCTCGGCGAAGCGTTCAATCTATTCTCGACGGACGAGCGCGCCATGCAGACCGTCTCCGAGTCGATGGTCGAACTGGGCGAGGGCGAGGCGATGGAACTGGTTGCGGAGCCCTCCAACGAGAAGGAGTACATGGAACTGGCTCGCCGGAAAACCGGGGCGCTGTTCCGCGCTGCGGCAGAGCTGGGAGCGATTGCCGCTGACTCGGACCCGTACACGGTTGAGGCGGTCGGTCAGTACGCTGAACGGGTTGGCGTAGCCTTCCAGATGCGCGACGACGTACTCGATGCGACGGCCGACGCCGAAACGCTGGGCAAGCCGGCCGGGACCGACGCGGAGATGGAGCGGCCGTCGCTGGTGGAAGTGACGGAACTGACGACCGAGGAGGCAAACGAGCGAGCGCGGGCCGAGTCCGACGCCGCGCTGGAGTCGCTGTCGACCATCGACGCCCCGGAGTCCCAGTCGATGGAGTACCTGCGGGACCTCGCGGAGTTCGTCGTCGTCCGCGAGCGGTGA
- the ahaH gene encoding ATP synthase archaeal subunit H, producing the protein MPRPEVLDRIQEAEQEADEIVAEAEQDREDRISEAREEAEEIRESAREEAEAAAEDRLEAAREEIEAEREQIIEDGESARDDLEQQASEQIDEVVEYVTDLFEEAVHAQT; encoded by the coding sequence ATGCCACGGCCAGAAGTTCTTGACAGGATACAGGAGGCCGAGCAGGAGGCCGACGAGATCGTCGCAGAGGCCGAACAAGACCGCGAAGACCGCATCTCGGAGGCTCGCGAGGAGGCCGAGGAGATCCGCGAATCCGCGCGGGAAGAGGCCGAGGCGGCCGCCGAAGACCGTCTCGAAGCGGCTCGCGAAGAGATCGAGGCCGAGCGCGAGCAGATCATCGAAGACGGTGAGAGCGCTCGCGACGACCTCGAACAGCAGGCCAGTGAACAGATCGACGAGGTAGTCGAATACGTCACAGACCTGTTCGAGGAGGCGGTGCATGCTCAGACCTGA
- a CDS encoding electron transfer flavoprotein subunit alpha/FixB family protein yields the protein MSVLAIAEHRRGELRPVSLEQLAAGRDLADELGGELHTAVIGGDVEAFGAELNREGVDTVHTVDIGEEFNHDVYTQVVTQLATELDPTVLLMPNSVNGLDYAPAVANRLDRPLVTDVVDIDAEDGLTATRELYGSKAETTIDVHADQAAVTIRPAEWPTIEADGDAAIEAFDATIDESAVRSTVKGFEEVGGGDIDITDADVLVSVGRGIEEEENLDIIHDLAEALDATVSGSRPLIDNGWLAKDRQVGQSGKVVTPDVYIAIGISGAVQHVAGMKGSDTIVAINTDPNAPIFDIADYGIQDDLFEVVPALIEQFQ from the coding sequence ATGTCGGTCCTCGCTATCGCCGAACACCGGCGTGGGGAGCTCCGACCGGTGAGCTTAGAACAGTTAGCAGCCGGTCGCGATCTCGCCGACGAACTCGGCGGCGAGCTACACACCGCCGTTATCGGCGGTGACGTCGAGGCGTTCGGGGCAGAGCTGAACCGCGAGGGCGTCGACACCGTCCACACCGTCGATATCGGCGAGGAGTTCAACCACGACGTGTACACGCAGGTCGTCACCCAACTGGCCACGGAGCTGGACCCGACCGTCCTCCTGATGCCCAACAGCGTCAACGGCCTCGATTACGCGCCGGCAGTCGCCAACCGGCTGGACCGGCCGCTCGTGACCGACGTAGTCGACATCGACGCCGAGGACGGCCTCACTGCAACCAGAGAACTGTACGGCTCGAAAGCCGAAACGACAATCGACGTCCACGCCGACCAGGCGGCCGTGACCATCCGTCCGGCTGAGTGGCCGACCATCGAAGCGGACGGGGATGCTGCCATCGAGGCGTTCGACGCGACCATCGATGAGAGCGCCGTCAGGTCCACGGTAAAGGGCTTTGAGGAGGTCGGCGGTGGCGATATCGACATCACGGACGCGGACGTGCTGGTGTCCGTCGGCCGCGGTATCGAGGAAGAGGAGAATCTGGATATCATCCACGACCTCGCTGAGGCGCTGGACGCGACGGTGTCGGGTTCGCGGCCGCTCATCGATAACGGCTGGCTGGCGAAGGACCGCCAGGTCGGCCAGAGCGGGAAGGTCGTCACCCCGGACGTGTACATCGCCATCGGCATCTCTGGGGCCGTCCAGCACGTCGCCGGGATGAAGGGCTCGGACACGATTGTCGCCATCAACACCGACCCGAACGCACCGATCTTCGATATCGCCGACTACGGCATTCAGGACGACTTATTCGAGGTCGTCCCGGCACTTATCGAGCAGTTCCAGTAG
- a CDS encoding HAD family hydrolase has translation MTTTICFDLDDTVVHYPEPYKNIIRRTVEAHGIEYTDELRAVSKDVFYTAFEALEPEPYRQSMAAVVEAAGADVDLDALVETLRETEYASTTVPEAARDSLTALAADNQLAIVTNGIRERQLGKLDHHGLTDLFDRFVASYEVGAHKPDSAPFDRVREELPADEYVMVGNEYETDVEGARNAGFVPIHYESGEDGGPDLWDSIDALV, from the coding sequence ATGACGACGACCATCTGTTTCGACCTCGACGACACGGTCGTCCACTACCCGGAGCCGTACAAGAACATCATCCGCCGGACGGTCGAGGCCCACGGTATCGAGTACACGGACGAGCTACGGGCCGTTAGCAAGGACGTGTTTTACACGGCCTTTGAGGCGCTGGAGCCGGAGCCGTACCGGCAGTCGATGGCCGCCGTCGTCGAAGCGGCCGGGGCAGACGTGGACCTCGATGCACTGGTCGAGACGCTCAGAGAGACCGAATACGCATCGACGACCGTGCCCGAGGCGGCCCGGGATAGCCTGACCGCACTCGCTGCCGACAACCAGCTCGCGATTGTCACCAACGGCATCCGGGAGCGCCAGCTCGGCAAGCTCGACCACCACGGGCTGACCGACCTGTTCGACCGCTTCGTCGCCTCCTACGAGGTTGGCGCACACAAGCCGGACAGCGCACCGTTCGACCGGGTCCGAGAGGAACTGCCGGCCGACGAGTACGTGATGGTCGGCAACGAGTACGAAACCGACGTGGAAGGGGCCCGCAACGCCGGCTTCGTGCCGATTCACTACGAGTCGGGTGAGGACGGCGGGCCGGACCTCTGGGATTCTATCGACGCGCTGGTGTAG
- a CDS encoding electron transfer flavoprotein subunit beta/FixA family protein, protein MKILVTVKEVAAVDDEFEIDGLAIDDRYVTADLNEWDEYAVEAAVQIKEAHDDVEVVTATIGPSETDETIRQALAKGADRAIRVWDDALDDAGLLDPETKAQVLAAVAAEEDPDLVLTGVQSADDGFGATGVTLADKLDMEWGAVVNDLDLDLEAGVASVHRELEGGVEELTDIEIPAVLTIQTGINDPRYASLRGIRQAQSKELAEYSLADIGLDAAGIESPLEQTSLYEPETEGEATVFEGSPEETATELAELLAEKGVTS, encoded by the coding sequence ATGAAAATCCTTGTCACGGTGAAGGAGGTGGCAGCCGTCGACGACGAGTTCGAGATCGACGGACTCGCTATCGACGACCGGTACGTCACAGCCGACCTCAACGAGTGGGACGAGTACGCTGTCGAAGCGGCCGTCCAGATAAAGGAGGCCCACGACGACGTCGAGGTCGTCACCGCCACTATCGGCCCGTCCGAGACGGACGAAACGATCCGGCAAGCGCTGGCGAAAGGGGCCGACCGGGCGATCCGTGTCTGGGACGACGCACTCGATGACGCCGGCCTGCTGGACCCCGAAACGAAGGCCCAAGTGCTGGCCGCCGTCGCTGCCGAGGAAGACCCCGATCTGGTGCTGACCGGCGTCCAGTCCGCCGACGACGGGTTCGGGGCGACCGGCGTCACGCTGGCCGACAAACTCGACATGGAGTGGGGCGCTGTCGTCAACGACCTCGACCTCGATCTGGAGGCAGGTGTCGCGAGCGTCCACCGGGAACTGGAAGGCGGCGTCGAGGAACTCACCGACATCGAGATTCCGGCCGTCCTGACGATACAGACCGGGATCAACGACCCACGCTACGCGAGCCTTCGGGGCATCCGGCAGGCCCAGAGCAAGGAGCTCGCGGAGTACAGCCTGGCGGATATCGGCCTCGACGCGGCCGGGATCGAGAGCCCGCTGGAACAGACCTCGCTATACGAGCCTGAAACCGAGGGCGAGGCGACGGTGTTCGAGGGGAGTCCCGAAGAGACGGCGACCGAGTTGGCTGAACTGCTCGCGGAGAAGGGGGTGACCAGCTAA